The Alphaproteobacteria bacterium SS10 genome includes a region encoding these proteins:
- a CDS encoding glycosyltransferase family 4 protein, translating to MRIAFYAPMKAPDDPKPSGDRMMAQLLIKALEAAGHTVQVASKFSSRDGAGDYIRQTRLRDVGVTTATRLIQRTEMLRPELRPSLWFTYHLYHKAPDWIGPGYCQAMGIPYVVAEASYAPKQANGAWDMGHNAVAEALGQAAMVVGLNTADTECVMPLLSDPNRMMILRPFLDVTPFAMARGRGGSARNVLARRFSIDPGPPWLLAAGMMREGDKLESYRELAKALQQLDDLDFRLIIAGDGPARPQVLTAMRPLGTRVVPIGEASADTMVVLHSATDAYVWPAINEAYGMSLLEAQATGVPVVAGDFGGVTDIVLNNETGLITPPRDTDAFAAAVRELLTNTERRHALGHAAFQNVQENHGLNEAADRLDEALHGLTISGEGPDLGSFGF from the coding sequence ATGAGAATTGCCTTCTACGCGCCGATGAAGGCACCGGACGATCCGAAACCGTCCGGTGACCGGATGATGGCCCAGCTGCTTATCAAAGCGCTGGAGGCCGCCGGTCATACAGTGCAGGTCGCATCAAAGTTTTCTAGCCGCGATGGCGCCGGTGACTACATTCGCCAAACCCGTCTGCGTGATGTTGGGGTGACGACGGCAACCCGGCTTATTCAGCGTACAGAGATGCTGCGTCCGGAGCTCCGCCCAAGTCTTTGGTTCACCTACCACCTCTATCACAAGGCACCCGATTGGATTGGTCCAGGCTACTGTCAGGCCATGGGCATTCCCTATGTGGTGGCTGAAGCCTCCTATGCGCCAAAACAGGCTAATGGGGCCTGGGATATGGGGCACAATGCAGTTGCCGAGGCGCTTGGTCAGGCTGCGATGGTGGTTGGGCTCAACACGGCGGATACTGAATGCGTCATGCCGCTGCTCTCCGATCCCAATCGGATGATGATCCTGCGGCCATTCCTCGATGTTACGCCATTTGCCATGGCACGTGGCCGTGGTGGTAGTGCCCGCAATGTGCTGGCCCGGCGGTTCAGTATTGACCCGGGGCCGCCATGGTTGCTCGCCGCTGGCATGATGCGGGAAGGGGATAAGCTTGAATCCTACCGTGAACTCGCAAAAGCGCTACAGCAGCTGGATGACCTCGATTTCCGACTGATCATTGCTGGCGATGGTCCCGCCCGCCCGCAGGTGCTGACCGCCATGCGTCCGCTGGGCACCCGCGTCGTGCCAATCGGCGAGGCGTCAGCCGACACGATGGTGGTTCTGCACAGCGCCACCGACGCCTATGTCTGGCCAGCGATCAATGAGGCTTATGGCATGAGCCTGCTTGAGGCGCAGGCGACCGGTGTTCCGGTGGTGGCCGGTGACTTTGGCGGTGTCACCGACATTGTCTTGAACAATGAAACCGGCCTGATTACCCCGCCCCGTGACACCGATGCATTTGCCGCCGCCGTGCGTGAGCTTTTGACCAATACAGAGCGTCGCCACGCTCTCGGCCATGCTGCATTCCAGAACGTGCAGGAGAATCATGGCTTGAATGAAGCCGCAGATCGTTTAGATGAAGCGCTTCACGGCCTCACCATCTCGGGCGAGGGGCCTGATCTCGGCAGCTTTGGCTTTTGA
- a CDS encoding glycosyltransferase family 4 protein: MPPISSSKPLDGLRLAVVLKGYPRLSETFIAQELEGLEKAGATLHLISLRHPTDPYRHPVHERIKAAITYLPEYLYQEPVRVLRGWLKARRMPGYRRAISLWRRDLDRDRTANRVRRFGQALVMAAELGDDPDLIYAHFLHTPCSVARYAAIMRGLDFSVSAHAKDIYTSPDWELAEKLDDAKWTVTCTAGNVSHLRNLAEKPERVHLVYHGLDLAEMPTPPEKRDDATLRLLTVGRAVKKKGLDTILEALAQLPTDLDWRWDHVGGGDEANSLKALAESLGLSDRITWHGPQPRSTVTSLCQAADLFLLASRITGSGDRDGLPNVLMEAASQRLPAVATNVGAIPEFIEDGKTGRLVEPNDPAAFAAAITGLANDVALRERMGTAVLQRVETEFTFDHCLSPLLQLMQECLVTDTELPNATESPVAGKAEPKPAL, from the coding sequence ATGCCCCCAATCTCATCTTCTAAGCCGTTAGACGGCTTACGCTTGGCCGTCGTGCTGAAAGGCTATCCGCGGCTTTCCGAAACCTTTATTGCCCAAGAGCTTGAGGGGTTGGAGAAGGCGGGTGCAACGCTACATCTGATCTCCCTTCGTCACCCAACTGATCCTTATCGTCACCCGGTGCACGAACGGATCAAGGCCGCCATCACCTACCTACCTGAGTATCTCTACCAGGAGCCGGTCAGGGTGTTACGTGGCTGGTTGAAGGCCCGGCGTATGCCTGGTTATCGACGGGCTATCTCGCTTTGGCGGCGTGACCTCGACCGGGATCGCACGGCCAATCGCGTTCGCCGGTTTGGACAAGCCCTGGTTATGGCGGCAGAGCTGGGCGATGACCCAGATCTGATCTACGCCCATTTTCTGCATACACCGTGTTCCGTGGCCCGCTATGCCGCGATTATGCGGGGCCTAGACTTCTCAGTGTCTGCCCATGCGAAGGACATCTACACCTCGCCCGATTGGGAGTTGGCAGAGAAGCTTGATGACGCCAAATGGACCGTCACCTGCACCGCTGGCAATGTCAGCCATCTGCGCAATCTGGCTGAGAAACCGGAGCGGGTGCATCTTGTCTATCACGGGCTAGATCTGGCGGAGATGCCAACGCCACCAGAAAAGCGTGATGACGCTACCTTGAGGCTACTTACCGTTGGGCGCGCGGTTAAGAAGAAGGGGCTGGATACCATCCTAGAAGCCCTGGCCCAGTTACCCACTGACCTGGATTGGCGCTGGGACCATGTGGGGGGCGGTGATGAGGCCAATAGTCTTAAGGCGTTAGCTGAATCTCTTGGGCTTAGTGATCGCATCACATGGCATGGGCCGCAGCCGAGATCGACGGTGACTTCACTCTGTCAGGCTGCTGACTTGTTTCTTTTGGCGAGCAGAATCACTGGCTCAGGAGATCGCGATGGGCTGCCAAATGTCCTGATGGAAGCCGCGTCACAGCGCCTACCAGCTGTGGCGACCAATGTCGGTGCCATTCCAGAGTTTATCGAAGACGGCAAGACCGGCAGGCTTGTGGAGCCCAATGATCCTGCGGCTTTCGCTGCTGCTATCACAGGGTTGGCCAATGATGTGGCGCTGCGGGAGCGCATGGGCACGGCGGTGTTACAACGCGTCGAAACCGAATTCACCTTTGACCATTGTCTGTCCCCACTCCTACAACTGATGCAAGAATGTCTGGTGACAGACACCGAGCTCCCAAATGCTACGGAATCCCCCGTGGCCGGTAAGGCAGAACCAAAACCAGCCTTATGA